In Vigna unguiculata cultivar IT97K-499-35 chromosome 3, ASM411807v1, whole genome shotgun sequence, a single genomic region encodes these proteins:
- the LOC114178429 gene encoding uncharacterized protein At4g06744-like, which produces MGKTTKNIFSFFLLCSVLLHLYFSEGVVAQEVAKSESDALGEPEKRETLEIIIGGGSPIIGGGGSPAPAPETPCPPPPPKPLNRLERARRVLLNFKTLIDDPTCYTQNWNENTYVCDFRGIRCATYPKEDQKAVAGLDLNGARVTGKNGCALPLSSLLGVNQIPELTFFHVNSNGFAGTVPTDVIKFPFFFELDLSNNKVKGQFPLDAITSNQLVFLDLRFNELTGPIPYQLFQKDLDVIFINNNHFTQCLPENFGSTPARYLTFANNNLTGSIPKSVGFAPNLTEVLFLGNQFDGCLPVEIGNLKKAVVFDVSKNSITGPIPLSFGCLKSIQYLNLAQNKFYGCVPDNVCQIPSLRNNGNLSLADNYFNEVGPSCWSLIKSKVLDVSKNCIPGLPNQRSPNECYHFYKTKKTCPNPSSFYTVPCKSHWGNPSSETTVPTSAPVTYKTLKPHRLRL; this is translated from the coding sequence ATgggaaaaacaaccaaaaacattttctccttctttctACTCTGCTCAGTCCTACTTCACCTTTACTTTTCCGAAGGGGTAGTAGCACAAGAGGTAGCAAAATCCGAGAGCGACGCATTAGGGGAACCAGAGAAAAGAGAAACACTAGAAATTATAATAGGTGGAGGTTCGCCTATAATAGGTGGTGGAGGTTCCCCTGCTCCTGCCCCTGAAACTCCATGCCCCCCTCCACCACCCAAACCGCTTAACCGTTTAGAAAGAGCACGTCGCGTGCTTCTCAATTTCAAAACCCTCATCGATGACCCAACCTGTTACACGCAAAACTGGAACGAGAACACTTACGTGTGTGACTTCAGGGGGATACGATGCGCCACGTATCCAAAGGAGGACCAGAAAGCAGTTGCAGGATTGGACTTAAACGGAGCAAGAGTGACGGGTAAAAACGGGTGCGCTTTGCCCCTCTCATCTCTCTTGGGCGTGAACCAAATACCCGAGCTCACATTCTTCCACGTCAACTCCAATGGCTTCGCCGGCACTGTCCCCACCGATGTCATCAAATTCCCCTTCTTCTTCGAGCTCGACCTCAGTAACAACAAAGTCAAAGGCCAGTTTCCCCTCGACGCGATTACGTCGAATCAGCTAGTCTTCCTGGACCTCCGCTTCAACGAACTCACCGGCCCAATTCCCTACCAACTCTTCCAGAAGGATCTCGATGTCATCTTCATCAACAACAACCATTTCACACAGTGCCTCCCCGAGAACTTCGGCTCCACGCCGGCCCGCTACCTCACTTTCGCCAACAACAACCTCACCGGCTCGATTCCCAAGAGCGTCGGTTTCGCACCCAACCTCACCGAAGTTCTCTTCCTCGGGAACCAGTTCGACGGCTGCTTGCCTGTTGAAATCGGAAACCTTAAAAAAGCTGTCGTCTTTGATGTGAGTAAGAATTCTATCACCGGCCCAATCCCTCTCTCCTTCGGCTGCTTGAAGAGCATTCAGTATCTCAATTTGGCTCAAAACAAATTCTACGGCTGTGTTCCCGACAATGTTTGTCAAATTCCTTCTCTCCGCAACAATGGGAATCTCTCCTTGGCCGACAATTACTTCAACGAGGTTGGCCCCTCCTGCTGGAGTTTGATCAAGTCCAAGGTTTTGGATGTCTCAAAGAATTGCATCCCTGGGCTGCCAAACCAAAGGTCACCCAACGAATGCTACCATTTTTACAAGACCAAGAAGACGTGTCCGAATCCGAGTTCTTTCTATACAGTGCCGTGTAAATCGCACTGGGGAAACCCCAGTTCCGAAACCACTGTTCCAACCTCTGCGCCGGTGACTTACAAGACTCTAAAACCGCATCGTTTGAGATTGTGA